A genomic region of Trifolium pratense cultivar HEN17-A07 linkage group LG3, ARS_RC_1.1, whole genome shotgun sequence contains the following coding sequences:
- the LOC123912815 gene encoding MADS-box transcription factor 23-like, giving the protein MGRGKIVIRRIENLTSRQVTFSKRRKGLMKKAKELSILCDAQVGLILFSSTHKLYDYASSSMESVIERYNKLMEDRHQAVDPTLDVKFWQREAASLRQQLQHLNDSQRQLMGQELSSLDFDELRHLEHQLEMSLKSIRTRKGQIYSDDINELHKKGSLSSKENEELHKKIDQIGEENAELEKVIGARRREYATTNPSYSTRISYGYDEPISLQLRQPQPQQ; this is encoded by the exons ATGGGGAGAGGAAAGATTGTGATACGAAGGATTGAGAATTTGACTAGCCGGCAAGTAACTTTTTCAAAGAGAAGAAAAGGATTGATGAAGAAAGCTAAAGAACTATCCATTCTTTGTGATGCACAAGTTGGATTAATTTTGTTCTCTTCAACTCACAAGCTTTATGACTATGCAAGCTCCAG CATGGAATCTGTTATCGAGCGTTATAACAAATTAATGGAGGACCGTCATCAAGCAGTGGATCCTACTTTGGATGTCAAG TTTTGGCAAAGAGAAGCAGCAAGCTTGAGGCAACAATTGCAGCACTTGAATGATAGCCAAAG GCAATTGATGGGCCAAGAACTATCTAGTTTGGATTTTGATGAGCTGAGGCATCTAGAACACCAATTGGAGATGAGTTTGAAAAGCATTCGCACAAGAAAG GGTCAAATTTATAGTGATGATATCAATGAATTACACAAAAAG GGAAGCCTTAGTagtaaagaaaatgaagaacttCATAAGAAGATAGACCAAATTGGTGAGGAAAATGCAGAACTAGAGAAG GTTATTGGTGCAAGGCGTAGGGAATATGCAACAACCAATCCTTCATACAGTACTAGGATCAGCTATGGATATGATGAACCAATCAGTCTACAGCTAAGGCAGCCACAACCCCAACAGTGA
- the LOC123912814 gene encoding 18.2 kDa class I heat shock protein-like, producing MSLIPSFFGGRRSNVFDPFSLDVFDPFKDFPLSNSLSASFPENSAFVSTRVDWKETPEAHVFKADLPGLKKEEVKVEIEDDKVLQISGERSVEKEDKNDQWHRVERSSGKFLRRFRLPENAKMDQVKANIENGVLTVTVPKEEVKKPEVKTIDISG from the coding sequence ATGTCGCTGATTCCAAGTTTCTTCGGTGGCAGAAGGAGCAACGTGTTCGATCCATTCTCCCTTGACGTGTTCGATCCATTCAAGGATTTTCCGTTATCCAATTCCCTATCTGCTTCCTTTCCTGAAAATTCTGCATTCGTGAGCACACGTGTGGATTGGAAGGAGACTCCAGAAGCGCACGTGTTCAAGGCAGATCTTCCAGGACTGAAGAAGGAGGAAGTGAAGGTTGAGATCGAAGATGATAAAGTTCTTCAGATAAGCGGAGAAAGAAGCGTTGAAAAAGAAGATAAGAACGATCAATGGCACCGCGTGGAGCGTAGCAGTGGAAAGTTCTTGAGGAGATTCAGATTGCCAGAGAATGCTAAAATGGATCAAGTTAAGGCGAATATTGAGAATGGTGTTCTGACTGTAACTGTTCCTAAAGAAGAAGTTAAGAAGCCTGAAGTCAAGACCATTGATATCTCTGGTTAG
- the LOC123912810 gene encoding L-type lectin-domain containing receptor kinase IX.1-like produces MVHIFCYARETILLFLIVPLAHAHPVSFHYPRFSNNSKDQPRLEGDATIVDSDYVIRLTRYPADPDKTSGVGRVRSPELIKLYDNKTNQLYDFSTKFSFIIFSNHSKHGDGLAFFIASPKLPTTNHIGGGGGFGLMNATEVAINSTEYSFVAVEFDTHHNHWDPTVYHVGVNINSVVSDKHIEWSVDVSERKFYHCSIEYSSRNKNLDVSFTGKRLNEGQEEQRFSHTIDLREHLTEHVIVGISASTGSADEEHLLRSWSFSTRHEDTPKKKRNVIITRLCEVLGSGVLMISLSCIIIFFIALWKKNKAKEEPATSETISDQNMDEEFQLGAGPKKFSYSELLDATNNFEETLKLGQGGFGSVYKGYFKDTNSVAAIKRRISPIARQGKKQYSAEVKIISQLRHRNLVKLNGWCHKKNELILIYEYMPNGSLDFHLFREGSILSWHLRYNIVLGLASALLYLQEEWEKCVIHRDIKSSNIMLDSNFNTKLGDFGLARLMDHEKGSETTVVAGTRGYLAPEYMDSGKARKESDIFSFGVVLLEIACGKKAIHYQELEGEVSLVEWVWELYGLKNIIAAADRKLYGQFDVKELECLLVVGLWCANPDSTSRPSIKTVIKALNFEAPLPILPQNMLSLASRSAATNEQLLSVPSFIRFTG; encoded by the coding sequence ATGGTTCATATATTCTGTTATGCAAGGGAAacaattttgctttttcttatAGTCCCTCTTGCACATGCTCATCCTGTGTCTTTTCATTACCCTAGGTTTAGCAATAATAGTAAAGATCAGCCAAGGCTTGAAGGCGATGCCACCATTGTAGATTCTGACTATGTTATTCGACTCACTCGGTACCCTGCTGACCCAGATAAGACTTCTGGTGTTGGCCGAGTCAGAAGTCCCGAACTTATCAAACTTTATGACAATAAAACAAATCAACTGTATGACTTTAGTACCaagttttcttttattatattttcaaatCACAGTAAGCATGGAGATGGTTTGGCATTCTTCATTGCAAGCCCAAAGCTTCCAACAACAAATCATATAGGAGGTGGAGGGGGTTTTGGTCTTATGAATGCAACGGAAGTTGCTATAAACTCTACTGAGTATTCATTTGTAGCAGTGGAGTTTGATACTCATCACAATCATTGGGACCCAACTGTCTACCATGTGGGAGTGAATATTAATTCTGTGGTGTCCGATAAACATATTGAATGGTCCGTGGATGTTTCAGAAAGGAAATTTTATCATTGTAGCATAGAATATAGTTCCAGAAACAAAAATCTGGATGTTTCTTTCACCGGAAAGAGATTGAATGAAGGGCAAGAGGAGCAGAGATTTTCACACACAATTGATCTAAGAGAGCATTTAACAGAGCATGTTATTGTTGGCATATCAGCTTCAACAGGATCTGCAGATGAGGAACATTTGCTGCGGTCGTGGTCTTTTAGTACTCGGCATGAAGATACTCCTAAGAAGAAACGGAACGTAATCATAACTAGATTATGTGAAGTATTAGGAAGTGGCGTCCTAATGATATCTTTGAGTTGCATAATAATATTCTTCATTGCATTGTGGAAAAAGAATAAAGCAAAAGAAGAACCTGCTACGTCAGAAACCATCTCTGATCAGAACATGGATGAAGAATTCCAATTGGGTGCTGGGCCTAAGAAGTTTAGTTATTCGGAATTATTGGATGCAACAAACAACTTTGAAGAGACACTGAAGCTTGGTCAAGGTGGTTTTGGTAGTGTTTACAAGGGTTATTTTAAAGACACAAACTCAGTCGCAGCCATAAAGAGGAGGATATCACCAATTGCTCGGCAGGGTAAAAAGCAATACTCAGCAGAAGTGAAGATCATTAGCCAATTGAGACATAGAAATTTGGTGAAACTCAATGGTTGGTGCCACAAGAAGAATGAACTTATCCTAATATACGAATACATGCCTAATGGCAGCTTAGATTTTCATCTTTTTCGTGAAGGTAGCATCTTGTCATGGCACTTGAGGTACAATATAGTTCTTGGGTTGGCTTCAGCATTGCTTTATTTGCAGGAAGAATGGGAAAAATGTGTGATTCACAGGGACATAAAATCAAGCAACATAATGTTGGACTCCAACTTCAATACTAAGCTTGGTGATTTTGGGCTAGCTAGGCTGATGGATCATGAGAAAGGGTCAGAAACTACAGTTGTAGCTGGAACCAGAGGTTACCTAGCTCCAGAATACATGGACTCAGGCAAGGCTAGAAAGGAATCTGACATATTCAGTTTCGGGGTTGTTTTGTTGGAGATAGCCTGTGGAAAAAAGGCCATACACTACCAAGAATTGGAGGGTGAAGTATCATTAGTTGAGTGGGTTTGGGAGCTATATGGATTGAAAAATATCATTGCAGCAGCAGATCGTAAGCTATATGGGCAATTTGATGTGAAGGAATTGGAATGTTTGCTAGTAGTTGGACTTTGGTGTGCTAATCCAGATAGCACATCAAGACCATCTATAAAGACAGTGATTAAGGCGCTAAACTTTGAAGCTCCATTACCAATTCTTCCACAAAACATGCTATCTCTAGCATCTCGGTCTGCCGCAACAAATGAGCAATTATTATCAGTTCCTTCTTTCATTAGGTTCACAGGTTAG
- the LOC123914631 gene encoding putative F-box/FBD/LRR-repeat protein At1g78760 produces MWRISDSNEESIILEKIKRRRQCDNQNEENDENEVSEDRLSDLPDSILLHILSFLNTKHVVRTCILSTRWKHLWKRTPAVTLYTSRFSISKQFPIFVSKILTLRDTSTALHALDIDCGGVIEPPLLKKILNYICSHNTNLQELGISVTGDTDLVMSCVFSCRALTSLKLSLYPRGCYNSTPTLFPKSLNMPALTNLDLTNFTFCGGENGCAQPFLAFSRLNSLVIRSCTVKDGQTLNISSETLVNLAMHNNSPEFDKIELSAPSLCTFTFIGSPYQQICGDGLSSVKQVNIDARHFLTWEKLPMVLLSWLQDLANVKLLTVSSITLQILYLVPDLLEVKLHSLCNLKSLEVELTPLNRRLELPLIKNVMLKKAAAKSRKEVAKLRKAFKAGLKPPPIPDGIVGFLLQNSPSAKVDFTTKYPGTFKIKA; encoded by the exons ATGTGGAGAATATCTGATTCTAACGAAGAAAGCATTATTctagaaaaaataaagagaagaaGGCAATGTGATAatcaaaatgaagaaaatgatgaaaatgaGGTAAGTGAAGACAGACTGAGTGACTTACCAGACAGCATTCTGCttcatattttatcatttttgaaCACCAAACATGTTGTTCGAACTTGCATTTTGTCAACAAGATGGAAACATCTCTGGAAACGTACTCCAGCTGTTACGTTGTATACTTCAAGATTTTCCATTTCTAAACAATTTCCCATCTTTGTGTCTAAGATTTTGACTCTCCGTGATACCTCAACTGCACTGCACGCTCTCGATATTGACTGTGGTGGTGTTATTGAGCCTCCACTCCTTAAAAAGATTTTAAACTATATTTGCTCTCATAATACCAATCTCCAGGAATTAGGAATCTCTGTCACTGGTGATACTGATCTCGTCATGAGTTGTGTTTTTTCATGCCGAGCTCTTACATCTCTTAAGCTTTCACTTTACCCTAGAGGTTGTTATAATTCTACACCAACATTATTTCCAAAATCTTTGAATATGCCAGCATTGACCAACTTGGATCTAACAAATTTCACCTTTTGCGGTGGTGAAAATGGTTGTGCTCAGCCTTTTTTGGCCTTTAGCAGGTTGAATAGTTTGGTCATTCGTTCATGTACTGTTAAGGATGGACAGACCCTCAACATATCAAGTGAGACACTTGTCAATTTAGCTATGCATAATAATTCACCtgaatttgacaaaattgaGTTATCTGCTCCAAGTCTTTGTACTTTTACTTTTATTGGTAGTCCTTATCAGCAAATATGTGGGGACGGTCTTTCTTCTGTTAAACAAGTAAATATTGATGCAAGACACTTTTTAACATGGGAGAAGCTTCCTATGGTTCTGTTGAGCTGGTTGCAAGACCTTGCAAATGTAAAATTATTGACAGTCTCTTCAATTACTCTCCAG ATTCTCTACTTAGTTCCTGATTTATTAGAGGTTAAGCTTCATTCTTTGTGTAACTTGAAGTCATTGGAAGTAGAATTGACACCACTAAATAGACGATTGGAATTACCCTTAATTAAAAATGTCATGTTAAAGAAAGCTGCTGCCAAGTCACGTAAAGAAGTTGCCAAGTTACGAAAAGCATTTAAAGCAGGTTTGAAACCACCTCCTATACCAGATGGAATAGTTGGCTTCTTGCTTCAAAACTCGCCGTCCGCAAAAGTTGACTTCACAACAAAATACCCGggtacttttaaaataaaagcaTAA
- the LOC123914630 gene encoding putative nuclease HARBI1 — protein MKYLLKQGNRFLYSHGWTWVRETLNTPGESYNMFRMETHAILKLEKLLVSRGWLHPSKEMTSLEALAMFLWSCAHSETNRNIQNKFGKSGETVSRKFTEVLESLCLLAKEIVKPPDFNFVEIPSKIKDDRRYWPYFEGCIGAIDGTHIPAIVPTKDQIPYIGRKGYPTQNVMLVCNFDMLITFVVVGWPGTAHDTRILSSVIEEMKSVFPHPPEGKYYLVDAGYPNMKGYLSPYKGERYQF, from the exons ATGAAGTACCTATTGAAGCAAGGTAATAGATTTCTTTATTCTCATGGATGGACTTGGGTTCGAGAAACTCTTAACACTCCAGGTGAAagttataacatgtttagaatGGAAACTCATGCTATATTGAAACTTGAAAAATTATTAGTGAGTAGGGGATGGTTGCACCCATCTAAAGAAATGACATCATTGGAGGCACTTGCTATGTTTCTTTGGAGTTGTGCGCATAGTGAAACTAATCgaaatattcaaaataaatttggaaagtCGGGAGAGACCGTAAGTAGGAAGTTTACTGAAGTTCTAGAAAGTTTATGTTTACTAGCAAAAGAAATTGTGAAGCCTCCAGATTTTAACTTTGTAGAAATTCCCTCCAAAATCAAGGATGATCGAAGGTATTGGCCATACTTTGAAGGATGCATCGGTGCTATAGATGGAACACATATTCCTGCAATTGTTCCCACTAAAGATCAAATTCCCTATATTGGAAGAAAGGGATATCCAACACAGAACGTCATGTTAGTGTGTAACTTTGATATGTTAAtcacttttgttgttgttggatggCCTGGTACTGCACATGACACTCGTATTCTTTCGTCTGTTattgaagaaatgaaaagtGTTTTCCCTCATCCTCCTGAAG gaAAATACTATTTAGTTGATGCTGGATATCCAAACATGAAAGGATATTTATCACCATATAAAGGTGAAAGATATcaattttag
- the LOC123912811 gene encoding protein MAIN-LIKE 1-like → MEENLPRGRHGKAINAHASARRELAANHPSKRGRRKGPTPGQGTHDAEAGGSHTRGRTRLGQSLVVQDEFDADQFLNACFDYDDLGSPQVSPQVSPQHSPQDEPQDPPQQPPRQQRRKPVRRKPPKCSRNDDEVGFGGGPTDLSLLTEYDKHMAIPIWYADPNDKEILAVNLRCIASGKKVINIQKPSRRTDRWFWDVVEASGLEPLTRTNFSVLDYGLLWAFVERWHTETSSFHIPLGELAITLDDVQCLLHIPIEGKFLNHGKMSRDEAADMVNSFLGVDRNVVMGHFAKMNGLHLKHSDVEDIYSVNHGLADKAVAEGKSAHEIKLYRDRSIRAFLLFLVCCTIFSNKSSYYVDVVYLQYFQDLSAVREWNWGAAALVHLQHYLDDACLVTVNQMAGYMSLLQGWIISHFPGLSVWAQDPIYSEVMPRNAKFVPGAGHREPSSYRNSLDNIQTYDCVFSPYDDHRHVRPLINSCWFSGWLRCGNLKAKHLPERVLRQFKHVQGIPRKPDLSATPGMSLCEIDRVFMEELDLRMIAEEMRGQAVVSAWDHEPGYMTWFYKVSHPVMRPVQAPASPPRPPNLEVLIEAAEARNDPNMLQVCRGVRDEVERSLREGEAVEGTPVHGTLRRILNLLNPVLTCRRLKRGRGRRYNTRE, encoded by the exons ATGGAAGAAAATCTACCTAGGGGTAGGCATGGAAAGGCAATCAATGCACATGCTTCCGCTCGTAGAGAGCTTGCTGCAAATCATCCGTCCAAACGAGGTCGTCGCAAAGGACCAACTCCGGGGCAAGGTACACATGATGCCGAGGCGGGTGGGTCGCATACACGTGGACGGACACGTCTAGGACAATCATTGGTGGTGCAAGATGAATTTGATGCCGACCAATTTTTAAATGCGTGTTTTGATTATGATGATCTTGGATCACCACAAGTCTCACCACAAGTCTCACCGCAACACTCACCGCAAGATGAACCGCAAGACCCACCGCAACAACCACCTCGACAACAACGGCGCAAACCAGTACGCCGAAAACCACCAAAGTGTTCAcgtaatgatgatgaagtaggTTTTGGAGGAGGACCGACGGATTTGTCCTTGTTAACGGAGTACGATAAGCATATGGCTATTCCGATATGGTATGCAGACCCAAATGACAAAGAG ATTTTAGCGGTAAATTTACGTTGCATCGCCAGcggaaaaaaagttattaatatacaaaaaccGTCCCGCCGCACGGACAGATGGTTTTGGGATGTGGTTGAAGCATCGGGTTTGGAGCCGCTTACCCGGACTAATTTTAGCGTGCTTGACTACGGGCTCCTCTGGGCATTTGTTGAAAGATGGCATACGGAGACGAGTTCATTCCACATTCCATTGGGTGAGCTGGCCATCACATTGGACGATGTCCAGTGTCTGTTGCATATTCCGATCGAGGGAAAGTTTCTGAACCATGGCAAAATGTCAAGGGATGAAGCGGCTGACATGGTTAATTCATTTCTAGGAGTTGATCGGAATGTTGTTATGGGTCATTTTGCCAAAATGAACGGGCTCCATCTGAAGCATTCTGACGTGGAGGATATCTATAGTGTTAACCACGGATTAGCTGATAAAGCTGTTGCTGAAGGTAAGTCGGCGCATGAGATTAAGCTGTATAGGGACAGGTCCATACGGGCTTTCTTGCTATTTTTGGTCTGTTGTACCATATTTAGCAACAAAAGCAGTTACTACGTGGACGTAGTATACCTGCAGTATTTTCAGGATTTGTCGGCTGTCCGTGAATGGAATTGGGGTGCTGCTGCTCTGGTTCATTTGCAACATTATCTGGATGATGCGTGTTTGGTGACAGTGAATCAGATGGCTGGGTACATGTCTTTGCTTCAG GGCTggataatttctcattttccgGGACTTAGCGTGTGGGCGCAGGATCCTATCTATTCTGAGGTCATGCCTCGAAATGCAAAGTTTGTTCCTGGAGCTGGACATAGGGAACCAAGTAGCTATAGAAACAGTTTGGATAATATTCAGACGTACGACTGCGTATTCAGTCCATATGATGATCACCGACACGTCCGCCCTTTGATAAATTCATGCTGGTTTTCTGGATGGTTGAGATGTGGTAATTTGAAAGCAAAGCATTTGCCTGAACGCGTGCTTAGACAATTTAAACATGTCCAAGGCATTCCTAGAAAACCGGATTTGTCTGCGACTCCGGGGATGAGCCTATGTGAGATTGATCGTGTTTTTATGGAGGAGTTGGATTTGAGGATGATTGCTGAAGAGATGAGGGGTCAGGCTGTGGTTAGCGCATGGGACCATGAACCTGGATACATGACATGGTTTTACAAAGTGTCGCATCCAGTTATGCGACCCGTACAAGCTCCGGCGTCACCACCAAGGCCACCTAACTTAGAGGTGTTGATAGAGGCCGCGGAAGCAAGGAATGACCCTAACATGCTTCAGGTATGCCGTGGTGTTAGGGATGAGGTGGAGAGGTCACTTCGCGAAGGTGAGGCGGTGGAAGGAACTCCTGTTCATGGTACTTTGCGGAGGATTTTGAATTTGCTTAACCCTGTTTTGACGTGTCGGCGACTTAAGCGGGGTAGAGGGAGACGGTACAACACTCGAGAGTAG
- the LOC123912809 gene encoding L-type lectin-domain containing receptor kinase IX.1-like, producing the protein MTHLHVSFRTRTLVFCYAIGTISTLQIIHLANSLSFDYSNFKNGDINWEGDASPYKGAIQLTSNTIDQNNNYSIGRVTSFKQMHLWDMNSGKLTDFTTKFSFVVFSKSKDYGDGMSFFLADPNLPLLKNIKEGGGLGLVDGEQVLKSTQYSFVAVEFDTFNNPWDPSGVGTHVGLNFNSMRSNITKPWLTNIMKWRVYNCSIKYNSNTHNLRVSFTMYDHDDKPVKEHISHKVDLRDFLPEKVIVGFSAATGVFYEVHTLRSWSFSSSILIDENMFRIAAPISSPIISEQGNKIGLKVALGIGTGLAVSLSGLVCTLLWKRSRGRKTEFGFDLNMDDEFQKGSGPKRFFYNELVSATNKFSESDKVGQGGFGGVYKGYLKDLNSYVAIKRMSKESRQGVLEYVTEVKVISQLRHRNLVQLLGWCHRKNDFLLIYEFMSNGSLDSHLYGKNSFLTWTARYNIALGLASALLYLQEEWEQCVLHRDIKSSNIMLDSCFNAKLGDFGLARLVDHEKGSQTTILAGTRGYIAPEYFTSGKASKESDIYSFGVVLLEIATGRKAIEREEMEGQISIVEWVWDLYGFGKFLQAADPKLCGAFDEQQFEHLVIVGLWCVHPDYSFRPSIRQVIQVLKFESPLPILPEKMPVPTYFPPTIKALFSSVSPAHWTKS; encoded by the coding sequence ATGACTCATTTGCATGTTAGTTTTCGCACTCGAACACTTGTTTTTTGTTATGCAATAGGAACCATTTCCACACTCCAAATAATCCATCTTGCAAACTCACTCTCATTTGATTACTCCAACTTTAAGAATGGTGATATCAATTGGGAAGGTGATGCTTCTCCTTATAAAGGAGCTATTCAACTCACTTCCAACACCATTGATCAAAACAACAACTATAGCATTGGTCGAGTCACGAGTTTTAAACAGATGCATCTCTGGGATATGAACTCTGGAAAACTCACCGACTTCACCACCAAATTTTCCTTTGTtgttttttcaaaatcaaaGGATTATGGAGATGGAATGTCATTCTTCTTGGCTGATCCAAATCTCCCACTTTTGAAGAATATCAAAGAAGGTGGCGGTCTTGGCCTTGTGGATGGAGAACAAGTACTAAAATCAACTCAATACTCATTTGTGGCAGTAGAGTTTGACACCTTCAATAATCCATGGGACCCTTCAGGTGTAGGCACTCATGTTGGCTTGAATTTCAACTCTATGAGGTCTAACATAACTAAGCCATGGTTGACCAATATTATGAAATGGAGAGTTTACAATTGCAGCATTAAATACAATTCCAACACTCACAATTTGAGGGTGTCATTCACCATGTATGATCATGATGATAAACCAGTTAAAGAGCACATATCACATAAAGTTGATTTGAGAGATTTCTTACCTGAGAAGGTTATTGTCGGATTCTCTGCTGCAACAGGAGTATTCTATGAGGTGCATACTCTTCGATCATGGTCATTTAGTTCAAGTATACTAATTGATGAGAACATGTTTCGGATAGCGGCACCAATATCCAGTCCTATAATTTCTGAACAAGGAAACAAGATAGGATTGAAGGTAGCGCTTGGAATTGGTACAGGTTTGGCTGTAAGTTTATCAGGGCTGGTTTGTACTCTATTATGGAAAAGGAGTAGAGGGAGGAAAACAGAATTTGGTTTTGATCTCAACATGGATGATGAATTCCAAAAGGGATCTGGACCTAAGAGGTTTTTCTACAATGAACTAGTGAGTGcaacaaacaaattttcagaGTCAGATAAGGTGGGACAAGGTGGTTTTGGTGGTGTATACAAAGGTTATTTGAAAGACTTGAACTCCTATGTTGCTATCAAGAGAATGTCAAAAGAGTCGAGACAGGGAGTACTAGAATATGTAACTGAAGTGAAAGTCATAAGTCAATTGAGACACAGAAATCTAGTACAACTTCTCGGTTGGTGCCACAGGAAGAATGATTTTCTTCTAATATACGAGTTTATGTCAAATGGAAGCTTAGATTCCCATCTATACGGTAAAAACAGCTTCTTGACGTGGACAGCGAGGTATAACATTGCATTGGGCTTGGCTTCGGCATTGCTTTACCTACAGGAAGAATGGGAGCAGTGTGTGCTTCACAGGGACATTAAATCAAGCAACATTATGTTGGATTCATGCTTTAATGCTAAGCTTGGCGATTTTGGTTTAGCTAGGCTGGTAGATCATGAGAAAGGGTCACAAACAACAATTCTAGCTGGGACAAGGGGCTATATTGCACCTGAATACTTCACATCAGGAAAAGCTAGTAAAGAATCTGATATATACAGTTTTGGTGTAGTGTTATTGGAAATAGCCACTGGAAGGAAAGCTATTGAAAGAGAAGAAATGGAGGGTCAAATAAGTATAGTTGAGTGGGTTTGGGATCTTTATGGCTTTGGAAAGTTCCTTCAAGCAGCTGACCCTAAGTTATGTGGAGCATTTGATGAGCAGCAATTCGAACATTTGGTGATTGTTGGCCTTTGGTGTGTTCATCCAGATTATTCATTCAGGCCTTCTATAAGACAAGTGATTCAGGTGCTCAAATTTGAGTCTCCTTTACCAATTCTCCCAGAAAAAATGCCTGTGCCCACCTATTTTCCCCCAACAATAAAAGCACTTTTTTCTTCAGTTTCACCCGCCCACTGGACGAAAAGTTAG
- the LOC123912813 gene encoding uncharacterized protein LOC123912813 — protein MASKESHPCKSENFEKAKWNIPLDTKILLDLCMDEIRKCGKPGTGFKHKKWEEIREEFNKRANRKYNQKQLRNRMDTLRTDWTTWKQLIGKETGLGWNHATGNIDADPSWWEAKIRENVKYAKFRYQGLEFRDEMEFIFGEAVATSQYQWTPALGVPSESNINNTTTNVPHEIIESDDSGYNDEDLTLVENTQFKKKRKIVSNMGEKAAKGKAKVGTASAMRKTFERLVEAAEDHNDVEKAGIAATSHVHGQYSIPDCVKLLKKAKDEGFLNSQQFSYALEMLKDEQNRVLLISLKESKDDLVEWILYKYAEKKSSNN, from the exons ATGGCTTCTAAAGAAAGTCATCCATGTAAatctgaaaattttgaaaaagcaAAGTGGAACATTCCATTGGATACCAAAATATTACTAGACCTTTGTATGGATGAAATCCGTAAATGTGGAAAGCCAGGAACTGGTTTTAAGCATAAGAAATGGGAAGAAATACGCGAAGAATTCAATAAACGTGCTAATAGAAAATATAACCAAAAGCAGTTGAGAAATAGAATGGATACTTTGAGAACGGATTGGACCACCTGGAAACAATTAATTGGTAAAGAAACAGGTTTGGGCTGGAATCACGCGACAGGAAATATTGATGCTGATCCTTCATGGTGGGAGGCTAAGATAAGG GAGAATGTAAAATATGCAAAATTTCGCTATCAAGGTTTAGAATTTCGTGATGAAATGGAATTCATATTCGGGGAGGCAGTGGCAACAAGTCAATACCAATGGACACCGGCTTTGGGTGTTCCATCTGAATCTAATATCAATAATACAACGACAAATGTGCCACATGAAATTATTGAATCTGATGATAGTGGATATAATGATGAAGACCTTACCCTTGTGGAAAATACTCaattcaaaaagaaaagaaagattgTGTCAAATATGGGAGAAAAGGCAGCAAAGGGTAAGGCAAAGGTTGGGACAGCATCAGCAATGAGAAAAACATTTGAGCGATTAGTTGAAGCAGCCGAAGATCATAATGATGTTGAAAAGGCTGGAATTGCTGCTACATCTCATGTCCATGGCCAATACTCTATTCCAGATTGtgttaaattattgaaaaaagcAAAGGATGAAGGTTTTTTGAATAGTCAACAATTTAGTTATGCTTTAGAAATGCTTAAAGATGAACAAAATAGAGTCTTGCTAATATCCTTAAAAGAATCTAAGGATGATTTGGTAGAGTGGATTCTATACAAGTATGCTGAAAAGAAATCATCCAATAATTAG